The following DNA comes from Halobacillus litoralis.
GGGCTTCCCGTATTCATCGGAGCTGGAGAAAACGACCCGATCTGTTCAGCTCAAGAAACAGTCGATTTGAAAAAACTGCTTTCTGAAGCTGGAGCAGAAGTCACCGAACAGTGGGAGCAAATGGGACACCGCCTTACAGAAAATGAAGTGAAGGCAGCTGCAGGATGGTACAAGGATAATTTTTAACGATCCTCTCATATTGAGTCCAGCTTTCTTTCGTTGTATGATAAGAACACACGCAGGAAACTAGGAGGGGTTTTGGATGATCCATAAAACTTGGGAAGAGAATGAAACAATAAAACAGATTGAATGTGTCCACAATGATGCAGAGAAGTTCGTTGTCAACAATGTTTTGACACCTGGTAAAGTATACGATGTTAAAAATGAAAGTGAAGAGTTTTACTTTGTCATTGACAACACCGGACGTATGGGTGGTTTTTATAAAAATTACTTCAAAGAAATACACGCAGAGAGCTGATAGGGAATTTCCCCCCGTCAGCTCTTTTTGATTCTCTAGTGCTGGAATAGGACAAGTTCAATGGGGGCATGTTTACCATTGGTAAAAGGCGGTTAATGAAATATGAATGTATTACCGAAAGGACGGAACTGTCATGATATTGGAAAATGTAAGGATATTTCAGCCTTATCGGTCATTTAATCAAAATCAGAAGTATGCCGTAGAGATCGAAGGTGAGCAAATAAAGAAGATCCATTCCTCACCTTATGAAGGGAAAGAGGAAACCATCAACGGGGATGGTAAAGTGCTATGTTCATCATTTAATGATAGTCATATGCATTTTTTGCGGTATGGCCTGTTGAAAAAAGAACTTGATTTTACAGAAGTTACCAGTTGGGAAGAAATGAAAGTCCTGATAGAAAATCATTATAGTGAATTAGAGCAATATGATTGGGTTTATGGAAAAGGGTTCAATGACGACCAGTTTGAAGATATCGACCACCTTCTGACCGCTGATGACTTGAATGAAATCCAAGTAAATGCCTATATGTATTTCATGCACCAAGATGGTCATGAATGTGTGATAAGTGAAAAAGCGATAGAGTTATTGAAAAAAGAAGAAGATTTCAAGAAAGAGCCGGAGGAATTCAAAGAAAAAAACGCGGACGGCCAGTGGAACGGACGTTTCAAAGATACAGCTGTCCATTACATCAAACGCCATTTCTGGGGGCGCTCCACCGAAGATGCGAAAGAAGCATTAAGAAAAGCAGCCCCTAAATTAAGTGAGCATGGAGTCACTTCGTTCCATACGGATGACATCAATTTCATCGGTTCCTATGACAGGCTGTGGAATGCCTATACAGAATTGGAAGAGG
Coding sequences within:
- a CDS encoding DUF6501 family protein; the protein is MIHKTWEENETIKQIECVHNDAEKFVVNNVLTPGKVYDVKNESEEFYFVIDNTGRMGGFYKNYFKEIHAES